The following nucleotide sequence is from Paenibacillus andongensis.
TACCTGTCATTCGTCCATTACAAGGCTTTTTATATTTGGATGAGTCGACAATAGAGCGAGAGTTATTATTTTGCGTGAATAATACGATGGATTGGTTTGTTTTTACAACAGGCACTGGAACTGATACGCTGCTGGGTGCTGCAGAAAGGTTAGGCATTCATTCAACTTTGATTCAAAAAATGAAAGAAACCAAAGTAGCGGCACGCGGCTATAAGACGTATGCTTTGCTTAAGAAATTAGGTATAAAGCCTGAGATTGTCGATGAAGATGGCACGACGAAAGGATTAATTCGCAGCATGAATCTTTGCGATTTCGCGGGCAAAACGGTCGTTGTCCAGTTACATGGTGAACCTCAGCCCGATTTGATCCAATTCTTAGAGAATCGGGGGGCGAATGTGATTCAACTGCTGCCTTATCGCCATGTTGAGCCGGAATCATCTACGTTGGAGACGCTGTGTCATGAACTTTCAACGAAAACGATTGATGCTGTTTGTTTCACAACCGCGGTGCAGGTACGTTATCTGTTTGAATATGCGAAACGTCAGGGGATTACGGATCTAATTCGAGAATCGTTCAACACACAAGTGTATGCAGTCGCGGTCGGCAAAGTAACGGAAGAAGCGTTGAGAGAAGAAGGGTTGGCCCATGTCATCGTACCTCAAATTGAACGGATGGGTGCAATGGTCATTGAATTAGTTAAGTTTTATGAAAATCAAAAGGTTCCAAAGAGTTCTGCAAATTATGGTTCAGATTGATGCTATGGCAGTGATCGACTAATAAAAGATTTTGATACGGGTACCGCTTAATTCCTTTAACGGGAAATGAGCGGTTTTTTTATTTATCAGTAAAGGTACTTCATATTTCAGTATGCATTTCGGTGCGTATGTGAATCATAAGGAAAAGCTTTGTTGTCAAGTTTTTGGATGTTTATTTCTATATGTTGTCCTTGGAATTAACTTTAGGGGGCTATTTCATGGGGTTTATTGGACTTTACGTTTTGAATACAATATTTATGTTAATCATAGCGATCCGTGATGTGCGTCGTCCGGAAAAAGCTTTGAATTGGCTAGCAATAGGTCTAATATTTCCTGTTATTGGATTCGTTGTATATCGAATCATTGCAAACCCGTTGCATTTTCGTAAAGAGAGGCTCACTTCACCAAACAATGTGTCAGATCCATTACCTAATTCGTTTAGTCCTGCATCCTCCATCATCGCGCAATCTTTAAGTCAGTTGACGGTGCATGGAATTAGGAGGGGCCGAGTTCAGCTGCTTACGAACGGTATAGAAACTTATGAGCAACTAAATACATCACTACAGAATGCGCAAAGCACCGTTGAAGTGGAATATTACACATATCGGGATGACCGGATAGGCAAACGAATGACAGATATTCTGATTGAACGGGCGGAAGCTGGCGTAAAGATCCGTTTCATTAAAGACGGATGGGGGAGCAAGCAATTTCCAAAACATGAGATCAATCGGATGATGAACGCCGGAATTGAATGTAGAACGATATTTCCATTGCGTTATCCTTGGATACCCACATTAACTTATCGGGATCATTGTAAGATAGTCGTCATTGATGGAATCGAAGCTTTCACAGGTGGAATCAATGTTGGATATGAATATACGGGATTAAAGCCGGAAGTAGGTTTTTGGCGTGATACTCATATACGATTAGTCGGAGAAGTAGCAACCGATTTGCGGACTATATTCGACTCCCATTG
It contains:
- a CDS encoding phospholipase D-like domain-containing protein; protein product: MGFIGLYVLNTIFMLIIAIRDVRRPEKALNWLAIGLIFPVIGFVVYRIIANPLHFRKERLTSPNNVSDPLPNSFSPASSIIAQSLSQLTVHGIRRGRVQLLTNGIETYEQLNTSLQNAQSTVEVEYYTYRDDRIGKRMTDILIERAEAGVKIRFIKDGWGSKQFPKHEINRMMNAGIECRTIFPLRYPWIPTLTYRDHCKIVVIDGIEAFTGGINVGYEYTGLKPEVGFWRDTHIRLVGEVATDLRTIFDSHWHIASPEKLKNKSAQKTKQGIRNSSKPIIPTAKVSLSGWSEEWGAEFDAGVDPVSATESHHHAYMQTLESNPSIPTEVMRQAYFICLTQATKTIDITTPYFVPESDIIMALKTAVARGVRVRLLVPRHVIPKIVGPASRTYYGELIEAGVQIYMYEKGMLHAKVMIIDEEMAGVGSANYDMRSFRLNFEVIELLYSVDVGRELTKQFDRDLLDSVPLQMEELIQRTYPQRIIEQTARLFSPLL